One Vitis vinifera cultivar Pinot Noir 40024 chromosome 8, ASM3070453v1 genomic window carries:
- the LOC100244713 gene encoding fasciclin-like arabinogalactan protein 11: MMKQLLSPTLLLLIFFLLCTTTSGQSSSPAAAPSGPTTPSGQSSPPAAAPSGPTTTSGQSSTPALAPSVPLVPSGPSGTPSGSLDITAILRKARKFTTFIGLLKSTQMDAEINTRLKKSDGITLFAPADSAFSNLKTGTLNSFTDRQKTALARFHIVLSFLTIPQFQTVSNPVHTAADGDTVAFPLNVIGDGKQVNMTTGLVNTTVDSTVYSDGQLAVYEIGQVLLSEGVLGGQAPAPAPLPAKPKKASPPTSHAPTRSNTVSVDSSGATGPPHGATIVVSIGVVVLAALPLCI, translated from the coding sequence atgatgaagCAGCTTCTCTCCCCAACTCTTCTTCTGCTGATCTTCTTCCTCCTCTGCACTACAACTTCTGGTCAGTCTTCATCACCTGCTGCAGCACCTTCAGGTCCCACCACACCTTCTGGTCAGTCTTCACCGCCTGCTGCAGCACCTTCAGGTCCCACCACAACTTCTGGTCAGTCTTCAACCCCAGCGCTAGCACCTTCAGTTCCTTTAGTTCCTTCAGGTCCTTCCGGCACTCCTTCCGGTTCCCTCGACATCACTGCAATTCTGAGAAAGGCCCGTAAGTTTACTACCTTCATTGGGCTCCTAAAGAGCACCCAAATGGATGCTGAAATCAACACCCGACTCAAGAAATCAGATGGCATCACCTTATTTGCACCAGCCGATAGTGCCTTTTCAAACCTCAAAACAGGTACCCTGAACTCATTCACGGATCGACAAAAGACTGCGCTTGCACGATTCCATATAGTACTTTCTTTCCTTACTATTCCACAGTTCCAAACTGTAAGCAACCCAGTACACACAGCCGCCGATGGTGATACTGTGGCGTTCCCATTGAATGTGATAGGCGATGGAAAGCAGGTGAACATGACAACCGGACTTGTTAATACAACAGTAGACAGCACAGTATACAGCGATGGTCAGCTTGCTGTGTACGAAATCGGCCAGGTGCTCCTTTCAGAGGGTGTCCTCGGGGGCCAAGCGCCAGCACCAGCTCCTCTACCTGCGAAGCCTAAAAAGGCTTCTCCTCCTACTTCACATGCTCCTACAAGGTCGAACACTGTTTCTGTTGATTCTTCTGGCGCCACGGGTCCCCCCCACGGTGCAACAATTGTGGTATCCATTGGAGTGGTCGTTCTTGCGGCATTGCCCTTATGCATATGA
- the LOC132254209 gene encoding secreted RxLR effector protein 161-like yields MQKILYASAVGSLMYAQVCTRPDIAYIVGMLGRYLSNPGMDHWRAAKRVMRYLQRTKEYMLTYRRLDQLELIGYSDSDFAGCQDSRRSTSGYIYLLAGGAISWRSAKQTLVTSSTMEAEFVACYEASNQGIWLRNFVTGLRVLDEIKYSFYCTLLNYAKDLISIKLSWTSWK; encoded by the exons ATGCAGAAGATTCTTTACGCTTCGGCTGTGGGGAGTCTAATGTATGCTCAGGTATGTACAcgtccggatattgcgtacattgttggcATGTTAGGCAGATATCTAAGTAACCCTGGAATGGATCATTGGAGAGCAGCCAAGAGGGTTATGAGATATTTACAGAGAACAAAAGAGTACATGCTTACATATAGGAGATTGGATCAATTAGAGTTGATTGGGTATTCCGACTCCGACTTTGCTGGATGCCAAGACAGCAGAAGATCCACATCAGGCTATATTTATCTGTTGGCTGGTGGAGCAATTTCATGGAGGTCTGCCAAACAGACACTCGTAACTTCATCCACCATGGAAGCAGAGTTTGTAGCATGTTATGAGGCATCCAATCAAGGAATATGGCTACGAAATTTTGTCACTGGGCTGCGTGTTCTGGATG AAATAAAGTATTCATTTTATTGCACTCTGTTAAATTATGCTAAAGATTTGATCTCAATAAAGTTAAGTTGGACCAGTTGGAAATAG
- the LOC109122999 gene encoding uncharacterized protein LOC109122999, translated as MDIDLALRMPKPDELNEQSTQEDEVYWGKWERSNRLSLMIMKRGIPEAFRGAVTDEVTNASDFLAEIQKRFAKNDKAETSTLLASLISMKYKGKGNVREYIMEMSHLASKLKALKLELSDDLLVHLVLISLPAQFNQFKVSYNCQKDKWTLNELISFCVQEEERLKQDKTESAHLASTSKDKGKRKNKDNKVAASNGPEQKKQKVEVTCFFCNKPGHTKKECTKYAAWRVKKGLPELPKTK; from the exons ATGGATATAGACTTGGCCTTGAGAATGCCTAAACCTGATGAACTCAATGAGCAAAGTACTCAAGAGGATGAGGTTTATTGGGGTAAGTGGGAACGTTCAAATAGGCTAAGTCTTATGATCATGAAGCGCGGCATTCCAGAAGCTTTCAGGGGTGCGGTAACCGATGAGGTTACTAATGCCAGTGACTTCCTTGCGGAAATTCAGAAACGTTTTGCCAAAAACGATAAGGCTGAAACGAGCACGCTTTTAGCAAGCTTGATTTCAATGAAGTATAAAGGCAAGGGTAATGTTCGGGAGTACATCATGGAGATGTCTCATCTTGCTTCAAAACTTAAGGCTTTGAAACTCGAGTTATCTGATGATTTACTCGTGCATTTGGTTCTCATCTCTCTTCCTgcacaatttaatcaattcaagGTCAGTTATAACTGTCAAAAGGATAAATGGACTCTTAATGAGCTCATTTCATTTtgtgtgcaagaggaagagagattgaagcaagaCAAGACCGAAAGTGCTCATCTGGCTAGCACTTCTAAGGATAAGGGCAAACGAAAGAATAAGGATAATAAGGTTGCTGCTTCTAATGGTCcagaacaaaagaaacagaaagttgAGGTAACATGTTTCTTCTGTAATAAGCCTGGACATACTAAGAAGGAATGTACCAAGTATGCTGCTTGGCGTGTTAAGAAAG GGTTGCCTGAGTTACCGAAAACCAAGTGA